From the Saccharomycodes ludwigii strain NBRC 1722 chromosome I, whole genome shotgun sequence genome, one window contains:
- the ROX1 gene encoding Rox1p (similar to Saccharomyces cerevisiae YPR065W | ROX1 | Regulation by OXygen), with protein MLNNPAVNPATNTTNTINNINSANNPSMSIPISSNPSMSIPISSNPSMSIPISSNPSTIINNTAFNGTVATNSNTTSFNGTAAHSKDITTGNGTVPNGKVPRPRNAFILFRQHHHKLLIDELSSNDKPIPHNSEISKILGNKWKALNADERKHWEDLALMEKEEHERKFPDYKYKPIRKRKRNGNGTSNKEINEKETNAITKKKTKKMLKQEQEQQNLQGINLAMDKPKSNRGRKPKHKLALLDNQQQQLNTVSTINTNTHTGNTVKQDSYDNSSSMNANIMSINGFVTNNAHLDHHLNYDNNIAVANTAYLNNNNPYMNNVNGTILDTTAAYAYTHPHYGNNATTTATAYYSQQQQQQQQQQQQQQQQQQQQQQQQQQQQQQQQQQQQQQQVNYNNITNTSNSGNAVAASASNNNNNIHLTHSGIVSEDPMMVRYNSIGGPVAASVAANTVNNSNTTAPLAYNNAYLQQQPQSVLNVNTTNSNYYDYTGGSTNTHTNGAVYNNPTNYYMSSIKNNTASNNNIQNNNNNAGTNTGTASINESPSSVPAIPSTVVNNANNNNNTTTTTTTTNNNNNSTSSNNNSNTNTNNPVMLPPLYSHNQWNSGIAATTNTIDQQQPYDNINNAGFRYDYGNNINNIYYNSSTIPYVNTSTTSSTMYQQQQQQQQQQAGTNNSTTGTTSTATNNNNNTSAATAATSNNGYFHIPSNGGNNNLQHVMMNGYGTGANLPQQQFQ; from the coding sequence ATGCTAAATAATCCTGCCGTTAATCCTGCTACTAATACTACCAAtaccattaataatatcaatagcGCTAATAATCCTAGTATGTCTATTCCTATCTCCAGTAATCCTAGTATGTCTATTCCTATCTCCAGTAATCCTAGTATGTCTATTCCTATCTCCAGTAATCCtagtactattattaataacactGCTTTCAACGGTACTGTTGCTACTAATAGTAATACCACTTCGTTCAATGGCACTGCCGCTCACAGCAAAGATATTACCACTGGCAATGGCACTGTCCCCAATGGCAAAGTTCCTAGGCCTAGAAATGCATTTATATTGTTTAGACAGCATCATCATAAATTACTAATTGATGAATTAAGTAGTAATGATAAACCCATTCCTCATAACAGCGAGATATCAAAGATATTGGGTAATAAGTGGAAGGCATTGAATGCAGATGAGAGGAAGCACTGGGAAGATTTAGCTCTAATGGAAAAAGAGGAACATGAAAGGAAGTTTCCAGACTATAAGTATAAGCCcataagaaaaagaaaaagaaacggAAATGGTACTAGTaacaaagaaattaatgaaaaagagaCCAACGCTATCacgaagaaaaaaactaagaaaatgttaaaaCAGGAACAGGAACAGCAAAACTTGCAGGGCATTAATTTAGCTATGGATAAACCTAAATCTAATAGAGGACGTAAACCGAAACATAAATTGGCATTGCTGGACAACCAGCAACAACAGCTTAACACTGTTAGCACCATTAATACTAACACTCATACTGGTAATACTGTGAAGCAGGACTCCTACGACAACTCTAGCAGCATGAATGCCAATATTATGTCTATTAATGGTTTTGTTACAAATAATGCCCATTTAGATCATCATCTTAATTATGATAACAACATTGCTGTTGCAAATACTGCctatttgaataataacaatccGTATATGAATAATGTGAATGGTACCATTCTTGATACAACTGCTGCATATGCTTACACACATCCTCATTATGGCAATAATGCCACTACCACTGCTACCGCTTATTATTcacaacaacagcagcaacaacagcagcaacaacagcagcagcagcaacagcaacagcaacaacaacaacaacaacaacaacaacaacaacaacaacaacaacaacaacaacaacaacaggtgaattataataatattactaatactaGTAATAGTGGCAATGCTGTTGCTGCTTCTGctagcaacaacaacaataatattcattTGACTCATAGTGGTATTGTTTCTGAAGATCCTATGATGGTGAGATATAACAGCATCGGTGGCCCTGTTGCTGCTAGTGTTGCTGCAAATACCGTTAACAATAGCAATACTACAGCACCATTAGCGTATAATAATGCATATCTCCAACAACAACCACAATCTGTTTTGAATGTTAATACAACTAACTCAAATTATTACGATTATACCGGAGGCAGCACCAATACGCATACAAATGGCGCAGTTTATAATAATCCGACTAATTATTACATGTCTTCTATTAAGAATAATACTGcaagcaataataatatacagaataacaataataatgccgGTACTAATACGGGTACCGCTAGCATCAACGAATCACCATCAAGTGTACCTGCTATTCCATCTACTGTGGttaataatgctaataacaataataatactactactactactactactactaataataataataatagcaccagcagcaataataatagcaacacCAATACCAACAATCCTGTAATGTTACCACCATTATATTCTCATAATCAATGGAACAGCGGTATTGCTGCCACTACAAATACTATAGATCAGCAACAACCATAcgataatattaacaatgcAGGCTTTCGCTACGATTATGgcaacaatattaataatatatattataatagcAGTACTATACCTTATGTGAACACTAGTACTACTAGTAGTACAATgtaccaacaacaacaacaacaacaacaacaacaggcAGGTACAAATAATTCGACAACAGGCACCACTAGCACcgctactaataataacaataatacctCGGCTGCTACTGCTGCCACCAGTAATAATGGTTATTTCCATATTCCAAGTAATGGtggcaataataatctacAACATGTTATGATGAATGGTTATGGAACAGGTGCTAATTTgccacaacaacaatttcaATGA
- the SND3 gene encoding Snd3p (similar to Saccharomyces cerevisiae YBR106W | PHO88 | PHOsphate metabolism): MNPMISNLILMLVMMQVARQLNMEDPTVIFYIRVLYCSCTALTWIVYQYARKKIIAKNDLTTLKYVQPQSPFSAASNTGDKFCVTTVRDYDLEQIDSSIKSVYTGVLMMGFMHLYMNYTNPLLMQSISPVKAAFEHNLVQIHLFNKPAVGNLKRPFAQQSMFGQNAKSPNAADKKALEEAEKSGNGGIKSE; the protein is encoded by the coding sequence ATGAATCCCATGATATCCAACTTGATTTTAATGCTAGTGATGATGCAAGTCGCACGTCAACTAAATATGGAAGATCCAACAGTTATCTTTTACATAAGAGTTTTGTATTGTTCATGTACCGCATTAACTTGGATTGTTTATCAATACGCTCGTAAGAAGATTATTGCTAAAAATGATTTGACTACATTGAAATACGTTCAGCCACAGTCTCCATTTTCTGCTGCCAGCAACACTGGCGACAAATTCTGTGTTACCACTGTCAGGGACTATGATTTGGAGCAAATTGATTCTTCTATTAAAAGTGTCTACACCGGTGTTTTAATGATGGGATTTATGCATTTGTACATGAATTACACCAACCCATTGTTGATGCAAAGTATTTCTCCTGTTAAGGCTGCTTTTGAACATAACTTAGTTCAAATTCATTTGTTTAACAAGCCAGCTGTTGGTAACTTGAAAAGACCATTTGCACAACAAAGTATGTTTGGCCAAAACGCTAAGAGTCCTAATGCTGCTGACAAAAAGGCTCTTGAAGAAGCTGAAAAAAGTGGGAATGGTGGCATCAAGTCTGAATAG
- the ISA2 gene encoding Isa2p (similar to Saccharomyces cerevisiae YPR067W | ISA2 | Iron Sulfur Assembly) produces MNFSSGIKLLPRSINITQKKLLLFPSKFITPNYNIKRFLLTGSNDILVKPTEILATTPNFKLTNFLKISERASNRLNEIYNGGANNNHISTTANHNKEIMNITVESGGCHGYQYNLKLISEKEILTEVDNWYPIENYQDLVNLCTKNNKDPVVVEHVTTNETSESTIAQEEKSDDDAEDDDDFGNENSILFVLPSKAKICIDTKSLSILNNTVLIYSTELIGSSFKIQGGGMKSSCGCGSSFDI; encoded by the coding sequence ATGAACTTCTCATCGGGAATCAAATTATTACCTAGATCCATAAATATCACCCAGAAAAAGCTACTCTTATTTCCTTCAAAATTTATAACAcctaattataatattaaaaggtTTTTATTAACCGGTAGCAATGATATATTAGTCAAACCAACCGAGATATTAGCAACCACcccaaattttaaattgaccaattttttaaaaattagtGAGAGGGCAAGCAATAGACTAAACGAAATATACAACGGTGGTGCCAACAACAATCACATATCCACAACTGCCAACCacaataaagaaattatgaatattaCTGTCGAAAGTGGTGGATGTCATGGTTACCAATacaatttaaaactaatatctgaaaaggaaatattAACAGAAGTGGACAACTGGTATCCTATTGAAAATTATCAGGATTTAGTAAACCTTTGtaccaaaaacaacaaagatCCAGTTGTCGTTGAACATGTCACTACAAATGAAACATCAGAAAGCACAATTGCACAGGAAGAAAAATCAGATGATGATGcagaagatgatgatgattttggAAATGAAAATAGTATTTTGTTTGTACTACCTTCCAAAGCCAAAATATGCATTGACACTAAATCCCTTAGTATTTTAAACAATACTGTACTAATATACAGTACGGAATTGATCGGTtcaagttttaaaatacaaGGTGGTGGTATGAAGAGTAGTTGCGGTTGTGGTAGTAGTTTTGATATTTGA
- a CDS encoding uncharacterized protein (hypothetical protein (putative homolog of Saccharomyces cerevisiae YBR107C | IML3 | Increased Minichromosome Loss)) produces the protein MDTINKGKLWLSYQIHKQKVDLKLLFSSSSSTVAATETENPAPFISQVIHYFRNYRKHNNYFQNGITNDSIYCQVMIKPLDVVDENCPYISLFNEDTLLMDLYMYVKNPAGTESPIKKKDDFIKKTIEHNSTNNEVEVIRLKITDNESTVSTYDNSKEYIFINSCDNDYTLCLESINLGRHKNVDTIGSPFIKKFLPLCLNCVVIENSFFPNMKILDMFDTLIVALVQKENCCSRILVELVPPEDHLNEYLSSINFEIIIPKNITSTCSFFMKNICSKVIYQDLGIKIIESTENSQNCNFCVTAMELPDIFRVQDQRYLQFNSENRINECVIEMLINKL, from the coding sequence atggatACAATTAACAAGGGTAAATTATGGTTAAGTTATCAAATTCATAAGCAGAAAGtggatttaaaattattattctcGTCGTCATCATCAACGGTAGCCGCAACAGAGACTGAAAATCCTGCACCGTTTATTTCTCAGGTAATACACTATTTTAGAAATTATAGAAAACATaacaattattttcaaaatggTATTACAAACGATTCAATTTACTGTCAGGTTATGATAAAACCGTTAGATGTCGTTGATGAGAATTGTCCCTATATTAGCTTATTTAATGAAGATACATTATTAATggatttatatatgtatgttaAGAACCCTGCCGGTACTGAATCacctattaaaaaaaaagatgattttataaagaaaacaattGAACATAATAGTACAAATAATGAGGTGGAAGTTataagattaaaaataacgGACAATGAATCAACTGTTTCTACTTATGACAATTCCAAGGAGTATATATTCATCAACTCTTGTGATAATGATTATACTTTATGTTTAGAATCAATTAATCTCGGTAGACACAAAAATGTTGATACAATTGGTTCGCCCTTTatcaaaaagtttttacCTTTATGCTTAAATTGTGTTGTAATCgaaaatagtttttttccAAACATGAAAATATTGGACATGTTTGACACATTAATAGTTGCATTAGtgcaaaaagaaaattgttGTAGTAGAATTCTTGTGGAATTAGTGCCCCCTGAAGATCACCTAAACGAATACTTGTCAAGtataaattttgaaataataattcctaaaaatataacatcTACATGCTCCTTTTTCATGAAGAATATATGTTCAAAAGTTATATACCAGGATTTGGGGATTAAAATAATCGAAAGTACGGAAAATAGTCAGAATTGTAACTTTTGTGTTACAGCTATGGAACTGCCAGATATATTTAGAGTCCAAGATCAAAGATATTTACAGTTTAATAGcgaaaatagaataaatgAATGTGTTATAGAaatgttaataaataaattgtag
- the AIM3 gene encoding Aim3p (similar to Saccharomyces cerevisiae YBR108W | AIM3 | Altered Inheritance rate of Mitochondria): MSESHGSGSHASGGGSGSSSGGGFWSENKGSIMSGLGQAAKLGYRGTKFIAKTGYKAGKAGKAQYDKSRNNKKKGHDEADDEYKDDEFEYDREERRGSFTHDHAQNANRFGRPPLREDRQQQYGYSSHEHQQYGDYPPQRGRQQEHDDYPPQRGCQRDHEGYPPRQQYERYSPQQQSQYGDYPNQQTQQGYTPQQQPAYPPRHQQQQQQQQQPAYPPRQQQQQQQQPPPPVFPPQQQTPSPGELQPLYNANGEIIGYVPVQQNGADYFPQSATFQGQQPSVMPSRAAHPLPPHVQGQGALPQQETLPRMQHPLPTSSQGQQSSYSERAPQFPEMSTANNFGASPMYAQQQGQSAYDLNGPAPNSSSSALITNGPIVETNPYVWKDEETRKEEKKLPINMIDISKLAPPPKHVARGPEAGPSFSEEVTKKYKSPVPGEVTEDSVAVSQDLNKNANNNGGRNTNHSKIKLRAISPEPISRKPTDVSVSSSINSGFPARREDSTDNIHDGGSDEDTQALEKQKVESDANEPKILRENYNYKPNIGFAPPPPPPGSSERFSASNTDMGNGATSLATHSSASSLISTSNNNSNSTTSIAKESRSVPKPPLSKSISSFNNLRDGSKRENGDGPQAAVLGSNYNYNKLDVNKFAPPPKPYRNLEQQQQQNEKNFGLSSNSAASVASTSAAPSFYSGNDSVFNDVPSATPHRRDSSKELPLGNNGDGGSINSNDNDYHKHFNQNGTDHSIKPKLPPPVGAKPSKLKTDIVSPLPAVKPKPNFLRGGLDTASNNNVEEKGRKEATTFEENENLRHESAHDLINEFNKKLNFNNNSMIAGNGGNVSDVDNFSMIAKNKKKKAPPPVKPKKKMLLPGSYVTNEDINTELKHDDDNPFSVYSRNTVPTEYNRMNARP, from the coding sequence ATGAGTGAATCTCATGGTTCCGGCAGTCACGCTAGTGGTGGTGGTAGCGGTAGCAGCAGTGGAGGCGGGTTTTGGTCCGAAAATAAAGGTTCTATTATGTCTGGTTTAGGACAAGCTGCTAAGCTGGGGTATAGAGGCACCAAATTTATAGCCAAAACAGGATATAAAGCGGGTAAAGCGGGTAAAGCACAATACGATAAGTCAAGAaataacaagaaaaaaggcCATGATGAAGCTGACGATGAATATAAAGACGATGAATTTGAATATGATAGGGAAGAGCGTAGAGGCTCATTTACACATGATCATGCTCAAAATGCCAATAGGTTTGGAAGACCTCCTTTGAGAGAGGACAGACAACAGCAATACGGTTACTCATCTCACGAACACCAGCAGTATGGGGATTACCCACCCCAACGAGGTCGTCAGCAAGAACATGATGACTATCCACCTCAGCGTGGATGCCAGCGGGATCATGAAGGATATCCACCACGACAACAGTATGAGAGGTATTCACCTCAACAACAATCGCAATACGGTGACTATCCAAATCAGCAAACGCAACAGGGATATACACCTCAACAGCAACCAGCTTATCCTCCCAGacatcaacaacaacaacaacaacaacaacaaccagCTTATCCTCCCagacaacaacaacaacaacaacaacaaccaccaccaccagtTTTCCCTCCCCAACAGCAAACACCTTCACCAGGTGAACTTCAGCCACTTTATAATGCAAATGGCGAAATAATTGGATATGTTCCGGTTCAACAAAATGGTGCTGACTATTTCCCACAATCTGCAACATTTCAAGGACAACAGCCATCAGTTATGCCTTCCAGAGCAGCACATCCTTTACCACCACATGTGCAAGGCCAGGGTGCTTTACCTCAACAAGAGACACTTCCCAGAATGCAGCATCCGTTACCGACCTCGTCACAAGGACAACAATCAAGCTATAGCGAAAGGGCACCTCAGTTTCCAGAGATGTCCACAGCTAACAACTTTGGGGCTTCTCCAATGTATGCCCAACAACAGGGCCAGTCTGCTTATGATTTAAATGGGCCAGCGCCAAACTCATCTTCTTCTGCACTCATAACAAATGGACCAATCGTCGAAACAAACCCATATGTGTGGAAGGACGAAGAAACTAgaaaggaagaaaagaaacTGCCGATAAATATGATAGATATATCTAAATTGGCACCACCCCCTAAACATGTAGCTAGAGGCCCGGAAGCAGGACCTTCATTTAGCGAAGAGGTTACGAAAAAGTACAAAAGCCCTGTACCTGGAGAAGTTACTGAAGATAGTGTTGCCGTTAGTCAAGACCTCAACAAGAAcgccaataataatggcgGACGAAATACAAATCACAGCAAGATTAAATTAAGAGCAATCTCACCCGAACCAATATCTAGAAAGCCTACAGATGTTAGTGTTTCGAGCAGTATTAATTCAGGATTTCCTGCGCGTCGCGAAGATTCCACTGATAATATACACGATGGGGGAAGTGATGAAGATACACAAGCTTTAGAGAAACAGAAAGTTGAAAGCGATGCTAATGAGCCTAAAATTCTGAgagaaaattataattacaAACCTAACATTGGATTTGCTCCGCCACCACCTCCACCAGGTAGTAGTGAGCGTTTCAGTGCCTCTAATACCGACATGGGCAATGGTGCAACTTCGTTGGCAACACATTCATCTGCTTCGTCTTTAATATCGAccagtaacaataatagtaattcTACCACTTCGATCGCGAAAGAATCACGTTCTGTACCTAAGCCACCATTGTCTAAATCTATTtcatcttttaataatttaagaGATGGAAGTAAAAGGGAAAATGGCGATGGACCACAAGCTGCAGTTTTGGGATCTAATTACAATTATAACAAGCTTGatgttaataaatttgCACCACCACCTAAACCATATAGGAATCTTgagcaacaacagcagcaaAACGAAAAGAATTTTGGCTTGTCATCTAATTCAGCAGCCAGTGTTGCATCTACCTCTGCTGCGCCTTCATTTTATTCTGGAAATGACAGTGTATTCAATGATGTGCCATCAGCTACCCCACATAGAAGAGATAGCAGCAAGGAATTACCTCTAGGTAACAACGGTGATGGTGGTAgtattaatagtaatgataatgattatCATAAACATTTTAATCAAAACGGTACTGACCACAGTATTAAACCTAAATTACCACCGCCTGTTGGCGCCAAACCATcgaaattaaaaactgaTATTGTGTCACCATTGCCGGCAGTTAAACCTAAGCCGAATTTTTTGAGAGGAGGATTAGATACTGCTAGCAATAACAATGTTGAAGAAAAGGGAAGGAAAGAAGCAACAACTTTTGAGGAGAATGAAAATTTGAGGCACGAATCTGCGCACGACTTGATTAATGAATTTaacaaaaagttaaattttaataataatagtatgaTTGCTGGTAATGGTGGTAATGTTAGTGACGTGGATAATTTTAGTATGATtgctaaaaataagaaaaagaaagctCCGCCCCCAGTCaaaccaaagaaaaaaatgttgtTGCCTGGAAGTTATGTTACTAATGAAGATATTAACACTGAATTAAAacatgatgatgataatcCATTTAGCGTTTATTCTAGAAACACTGTCCCTACAGAATACAATAGAATGAACGCACGTCCATGA
- the CMD1 gene encoding calmodulin (similar to Saccharomyces cerevisiae YBR109C | CMD1 | CalMoDulin) produces MSQNNLTEEQIAEFREAFTLFDKDKNGSISSSELATVMRSLGLSPSEAEVADLMNEIDINGNHTIEFGEFLALMSRQLKSNDSEQELLEAFKVFDKNGDGMISAAELKHVLTSIGEKLTDAEVDEMLNEVSDGNGEINIQQFAALLSK; encoded by the coding sequence atgTCACAAAATAACTTAACTGAGGAACAAATTGCTGAATTTAGAGAAGCTTTCACATTATTCGACAAAGATAAGAATGGTTCTATTTCTTCTAGTGAGTTGGCCACTGTTATGAGGTCATTGGGGTTATCTCCAAGTGAAGCAGAGGTCGCTGATCTAATGAATGAAATTGATATTAATGGCAACCACACTATAGAGTTTGGCGAATTTTTAGCCTTGATGTCCAGGCAACTAAAATCTAATGATAGCGAACAAGAGTTACTAGAAGCCTTTAAAGTATTTGACAAGAATGGTGATGGTATGATCAGTGCTGCTGAGTTAAAACACGTCTTAACTTCTATTGGTGAGAAATTGACCGATGCTGAGGTTGATGAAATGTTGAATGAAGTTAGTGATGGAAATGGTGAAATTAACATTCAACAATTTGCTGCATTATTATCTAAATAG
- the ALG1 gene encoding chitobiosyldiphosphodolichol beta-1,4 mannosyltransferase (similar to Saccharomyces cerevisiae YBR110W | ALG1 | Asparagine-Linked Glycosylation), whose protein sequence is MNSWLIGLIIIWLFTPITGYLIIPYFFYGTKSIKNRIIIVVLGDIGRSPRMCYHATSFADKGFDVEFIGYKDSEIPDCISKERKRSITIHDISYIAVNTKNKSVISIMVTKVFRQTFQLIKILWNLRGSDYILVQNPPSIPILPIACFYKFIFRTKLIIDWHNFGYTILKLKLAKFHPFVIVYFMVEFIFSRFADYHLTVTNAMKDYLIQTFKLPSKKISTLHDRPGPQFKPLPEEDRCMLLSKNPPSFISEYLQKANFKYGKDKILVTSTSFTPDEDLEVLLTGLKIFNQSYAKDTDQNLLCFITGKGPLKPYYQKKVNEMKLEHVKIYFLWLQSEDYPKLLQLCDFGVSLHMSSSGLDLPMKILDMFGSGIPVIAYSYDTLDELVKHGVNGYRFQNPRILAESIGFICNPNNYNTLRTNVLNESKIKWQSSWENSMIKELKIVKQR, encoded by the coding sequence ATGAACTCTTGGCTGATTggtctaataataatatggtTATTTACACCCATAACGGGGTATCTAATTATACCTTACTTCTTTTATGGCACCAagtcaattaaaaatagaatcATCATTGTTGTATTGGGTGACATTGGAAGATCTCCTAGAATGTGTTATCATGCCACTAGTTTTGCAGATAAAGGTTTTGATGTTGAATTTATTGGCTATAAAGACAGCGAAATCCCTGATTGCATTTCcaaagagagaaaaaggaGTATAACTATCCATGATATATCATACATCGCAGttaatactaaaaataagagTGTAATCTCAATAATGGTTACCAAAGTATTTAGACAAACCTTCCAGCTCATCAAAATATTGTGGAATTTGAGAGGCAGTGATTACATATTGGTCCAAAATCCTCCTTCAATTCCAATTCTACCTATAGCTTGTTTCTATAAATTCATCTTTCGCACCAAATTAATTATAGATTGGCACAATTTTGGTTATACCATATTAAAGTTAAAGTTAGCTAAATTCCACCCTTTTgtaattgtttattttatggtGGAATTCATATTTAGTAGGTTCGCTGACTACCACCTGACTGTAACCAATGCAATGAAAGACTATTTAATACAAACATTTAAGTTGCCAAGTAAAAAAATCTCAACATTACATGATCGCCCTGGTCCTCAGTTTAAACCTCTGCCAGAAGAAGACCGTTGTATGCTACTATCAAAAAACCCACCTTCTTTTATATCCGAATATTTACAGAAAGCCAATTTTAAGTATGGTAAggataaaatattagttACTTCAACTTCATTTACACCGGACGAGGACTTAGAGGTATTGTTAACAGgcttaaaaatttttaatcaatCTTATGCGAAGGATACCGATCAAAATTTACTATGTTTCATCACTGGTAAAGGCCCATTAAAGCCCTactatcaaaaaaaagtgaatgAGATGAAATTAGAGCatgttaaaatatattttctttggttACAGAGTGAAGATTATCCTAAATTATTGCAATTATGTGATTTTGGTGTATCCCTACATATGTCTTCTTCTGGATTGGATTTGCCaatgaaaattttggaTATGTTTGGAAGTGGTATTCCAGTTATCGCATATAGCTATGATACTTTAGATGAATTAGTAAAACATGGTGTTAACGGATATCGTTTTCAAAACCCACGAATTTTAGCTGAGAGTATTGGGTTTATTTGCAATCCAAACAACTATAATACTTTAAGGACTAATGTTTTGAAcgaaagtaaaataaaatggcAATCTAGTTGGGAAAATTCAATGATTAAGGAGCTAAAAATAGTTAAACAGAGATAA
- the HOS1 gene encoding histone deacetylase (similar to Saccharomyces cerevisiae YPR068C | HOS1 | Hda One Similar) has translation MSLIFSGSPVQSQIADLLPCNDGEKSLLTYSLIQSLGLLSKFDYIIEKPWCTAKDINKFHSKAYTDILLDKFHNRNSVNIEENNNDDDADDPNYNEMAITYYTYMDSINENHDKKNPPYFKNKEDLINYIRETFHYFTNDGNELEKESVNRNEHGTRKDKYCNDTLIKYGLMYDCPIFKYLPIYCYIVTGATLEIVSEMIRISKHSRSFGKTNIGINWDGGRHHANRNKASGFCYVNDIVLAIQKFRRSSSFNKITYLDFDLHHGDGVENAFKISSNVQTISIHHADIGFFPGTGTETQKDIENQIYNFVLPSNTKDESLYAIVVDKIIPIINTFNPQILVILCGGDGLRNDDYNLWKLSIKGLTKCIMEVIKKFNETVEHCLLLGGGGYNNIDMAKFYSYLTYNVVKFVKPDHQVLDNEYEEELFTFIPEHAFLKNYSANYYRFFT, from the coding sequence ATGAGTCTAATATTTAGCGGTTCACCAGTACAAAGTCAAATAGCAGATTTATTACCATGTAACGATGgagaaaaaagtttattgaCTTACAGTTTAATACAAAGTTTAGGATTGCTTTCCAAATTTGATTATATAATAGAAAAACCTTGGTGCACTGCAAAAGATATTAACAAATTTCATTCAAAAGCTTATACTGATATTTTGTTAGATAAATTTCATAATAGGAATTCAGTAaatattgaagaaaataataatgatgatgatgctGATGATCCAAATTACAATGAAATGGCTATAACTTACTATACGTATATGGATTCAATTAACGAAAACCATGACAAGAAAAATCCCCCCTATTTTAAGAATAAAGAAGACCTAATCAATTATATTCGAGAAACTTTCCATTATTTTACGAATGATGGTAATGAActggaaaaagaaagtgTAAACAGAAACGAGCATGGCACtagaaaagataaatattgCAACGAtactttaattaaatacGGGCTAATGTATGATTGTccaattttcaaatatttgcCTATTTATTGTTACATAGTTACAGGAGCAACACTGGAAATAGTATCTGAAATGATAAGAATAAGCAAACATAGTAGATCTTTTGGGAAAACAAATATAGGCATCAATTGGGATGGTGGTAGACATCATgcaaatagaaataaagcTAGTGGGTTTTGTTATGTCAATGATATAGTATTGGcaattcaaaaatttagaaGGTCCTCATctttcaataaaataacttaTTTAGATTTTGATTTACATCACGGCGATGGGGTAGAAAATGcgtttaaaatatcatctaACGTTCAAACTATATCAATTCATCATGCGGATATAGGGTTTTTCCCTGGTACTGGTACTGAAACTCAAAAAGATAttgaaaatcaaatataCAATTTTGTCCTACCAAGCAATACTAAAGATGAATCACTTTATGCAATAGTAGTTGACAAAATTATACCCATAATCAACACATTTAACCCACAAATTTTAGTTATCTTATGTGGCGGAGATGGTTTACGTAATGATGACTATAATCTATGGAAACTAAGTATTAAAGGACTAACTAAGTGTATAATGGaggttattaaaaaattcaatgaGACTGTTGAACATTGTTTGTTACTAGGCGGTGGTGGGTATAATAACATTGATATGGctaaattttattcttatttgaCATATAATGTGGTAAAGTTTGTAAAACCTGATCACCAAGTCTTGGACAACGAATATGAGGAAGAAttgtttacttttataCCTGAGCATgcctttttaaaaaattattccgcaaattattatagattttttacataa